In Propionicimonas paludicola, a single window of DNA contains:
- a CDS encoding TlpA family protein disulfide reductase: MTGVWIALAALALALGFGGYRRLTDGRAKTVRTAPSLNEATLGAPLGSQATFVQFSSTVCAPCRATHRVLSEVVAGTEGVRHIDLNAETRLDLVEKFGITRTPTVLLLDADGVVRNRIVGAARKSEVVNALQQVDRAVAA; encoded by the coding sequence ATGACTGGTGTGTGGATCGCTCTCGCAGCGCTGGCGCTGGCCCTCGGCTTCGGCGGCTACCGCCGGCTGACCGACGGCCGGGCCAAGACGGTGCGGACGGCACCGAGCCTGAATGAGGCCACGCTGGGTGCCCCGTTGGGCAGCCAGGCCACCTTCGTCCAGTTCTCATCCACTGTGTGCGCCCCATGCCGAGCCACCCACCGCGTGCTGTCCGAGGTTGTGGCCGGCACCGAAGGGGTACGGCACATTGACCTCAATGCCGAAACGCGTCTTGACCTGGTCGAGAAGTTCGGCATCACCAGGACGCCCACCGTCCTGCTCCTCGACGCCGATGGCGTGGTCCGTAACCGGATCGTCGGCGCCGCCCGCAAGTCCGAAGTAGTGAACGCACTGCAACAGGTCGACCGCGCTGTGGCCGCCTGA
- a CDS encoding extracellular solute-binding protein, with translation MGSFGSRAMVALGLAAALSLSGCAVSAKSETQDTIRVVAQAGGPGEALKAAAEAYTAAGKGKVEVDLYDYDAVRERTVLGFSSGKDSYDVIGFDYLWMPQYIKDGYLSPLGDMISAKKDLNAADFVPAYTKWATVDGKQYGIPWFGAVYMLYYRTDLLKQAGVEVPKTWDEYLAAAKKLQEKTGVTGTTLIGKRDDPLMCEYWSLAWSYGASILNADGKASTINSPEATKALDAWKQVLAYAPKDALAADWPAAAAAFSEGKTAMMINFSDTSDALIADTSAVKGKVGFAALPAGPTGKSTPNLGGWGLGISAKAKNQQAAFDFVSWVTSAEQQNAALAKGGSPSRVSVLSDPANQQSHPYFAAALQNYQNAIYFPVTPAWVDWEAAIAPALSEGMSGKVSTQEAVKSASERLDAELAKG, from the coding sequence ATGGGATCCTTCGGGTCCCGCGCGATGGTCGCCCTCGGCTTGGCGGCCGCGTTGTCGCTGAGCGGCTGTGCGGTGTCGGCCAAATCGGAGACGCAAGACACGATCCGGGTGGTCGCTCAGGCTGGTGGCCCCGGTGAAGCACTCAAGGCGGCCGCTGAGGCCTACACCGCGGCTGGCAAGGGCAAGGTCGAGGTCGACCTCTACGACTACGACGCGGTCCGCGAGCGCACCGTCCTCGGCTTCAGCTCCGGCAAGGACAGCTACGACGTGATCGGCTTCGACTACCTGTGGATGCCGCAGTACATCAAGGACGGCTACCTCAGTCCGCTGGGCGACATGATCTCGGCCAAGAAGGACCTCAACGCCGCGGACTTCGTCCCCGCCTACACCAAGTGGGCCACCGTGGACGGCAAGCAGTACGGCATCCCGTGGTTCGGCGCGGTCTACATGCTCTACTACCGCACCGACCTACTGAAGCAGGCCGGTGTGGAGGTCCCGAAGACGTGGGACGAGTACCTGGCTGCCGCGAAGAAGCTGCAGGAGAAGACCGGAGTCACCGGCACCACCCTGATCGGCAAGCGCGATGATCCCCTGATGTGCGAGTACTGGAGCCTGGCCTGGTCCTACGGCGCCTCGATCCTGAACGCGGACGGCAAGGCCTCGACCATCAACTCGCCGGAGGCCACGAAGGCACTGGACGCCTGGAAGCAGGTGCTCGCCTACGCGCCCAAGGACGCTCTGGCCGCCGACTGGCCGGCCGCGGCCGCCGCCTTCTCCGAGGGCAAGACCGCGATGATGATCAACTTCTCCGACACCTCGGACGCACTGATCGCCGACACGTCCGCGGTCAAGGGCAAGGTCGGCTTCGCCGCCTTGCCGGCTGGACCGACCGGCAAGAGCACCCCGAACCTGGGTGGCTGGGGCCTGGGTATCTCGGCCAAGGCCAAGAACCAGCAGGCCGCCTTCGACTTCGTCTCCTGGGTGACCAGCGCCGAGCAGCAGAATGCGGCCCTGGCCAAGGGAGGCTCGCCGAGCCGGGTGTCGGTGCTCAGTGATCCGGCCAACCAGCAGAGCCACCCGTACTTCGCGGCAGCTCTGCAGAACTACCAGAACGCGATCTACTTCCCGGTCACCCCGGCGTGGGTCGACTGGGAGGCGGCCATCGCGCCGGCACTGTCGGAAGGGATGAGCGGCAAGGTCTCGACGCAGGAGGCAGTCAAGAGCGCCTCTGAGCGCCTCGACGCGGAGCTCGCCAAGGGCTGA
- the metB gene encoding cystathionine gamma-synthase, protein MSDQVPEVNNPSSDPSCPPAPGLHPSTRAVRAGLSSDPAFGAVVAPVHLSVSYEFTDPSQPGRYDYGRSGNPTRDLFGQAVADLEGGATGCVTASGMGAITTTVMGLLPANGTLLAPSDCYGGTWRLFEALRRTGRIGRIDYVDFSDTAAALAAIATGPDLVWLETPSNPLLRIADLDQLSRAAHASGALVVADNTFASPILQRPIEHGADVVVHSATKYLNGHSDVIAGVVVSADAERGAELAWWANTLGVPAGAFDSYLALRGLRTLHLRVAAAQRNAAAVAELLAGHPAVRAVHYPGLPQHPQHELAARQMDGFGAIVTFELADASAAHAFAEGLRCFCLAESLGGVESLVSLPATMTHAAMSAEAQQAAGITAGMLRLSLGVEETSDLVADVAAGLDRALSAH, encoded by the coding sequence ATGTCAGATCAGGTGCCCGAAGTGAACAACCCCTCCTCCGACCCTTCCTGTCCGCCGGCTCCGGGCCTGCACCCCAGCACTCGCGCCGTCCGGGCCGGCCTGTCCAGCGATCCCGCCTTCGGCGCTGTGGTCGCTCCCGTGCATCTGTCGGTCTCCTACGAGTTCACCGACCCGAGCCAGCCCGGTCGCTACGACTACGGGCGATCCGGCAACCCCACGCGTGATCTCTTCGGCCAAGCCGTGGCCGACTTGGAAGGCGGCGCCACCGGGTGCGTGACCGCCTCCGGGATGGGCGCGATCACCACCACCGTGATGGGCCTCCTCCCGGCCAACGGCACCCTGCTGGCCCCGTCCGACTGCTACGGCGGCACCTGGCGACTCTTCGAGGCGCTGCGCCGCACCGGGCGCATCGGACGCATTGACTACGTCGACTTCAGCGACACCGCGGCCGCCCTGGCCGCGATCGCCACCGGCCCGGACCTGGTCTGGTTGGAGACCCCGTCCAATCCGCTGCTGAGGATCGCCGACCTCGACCAGCTCAGCCGGGCCGCCCACGCGTCCGGGGCGCTGGTGGTGGCCGACAACACCTTCGCCAGCCCGATCCTGCAGCGGCCGATCGAGCACGGCGCGGACGTGGTCGTCCATTCGGCCACCAAGTACCTCAACGGACACTCCGATGTGATCGCCGGCGTGGTGGTCAGCGCGGACGCCGAGCGCGGCGCCGAACTGGCCTGGTGGGCCAACACCCTGGGCGTTCCGGCCGGGGCCTTCGACTCCTACCTGGCCCTGCGCGGGTTGCGCACACTGCACCTGCGAGTGGCCGCCGCTCAGCGCAATGCGGCCGCGGTGGCCGAGCTCCTGGCTGGGCACCCGGCCGTCCGTGCCGTCCACTACCCCGGCCTGCCGCAACACCCGCAACACGAACTGGCCGCTCGCCAGATGGACGGCTTCGGCGCCATCGTCACCTTCGAGTTGGCCGACGCGTCCGCCGCTCACGCCTTCGCCGAGGGGCTGCGGTGCTTCTGCCTGGCCGAGAGCCTGGGCGGAGTCGAGTCCCTGGTGTCGCTCCCGGCCACGATGACGCACGCCGCAATGTCAGCCGAAGCGCAGCAGGCGGCCGGGATCACCGCCGGAATGCTGCGGCTGAGTCTGGGTGTTGAGGAGACGTCCGACCTGGTGGCCGATGTGGCTGCCGGGCTGGACCGGGCACTGTCGGCTCACTGA
- a CDS encoding SDR family NAD(P)-dependent oxidoreductase yields MKAVVTGSASGIGAACVQALAEAGYEVLGWDLNSPERVDVASSASVAQAAAGVGELDAVVLAAGVSRMAPLLETTDEDWNFQMGVNAFGVFNCVRALAPKVRRGGSIVIIDSMGGLRGAPFLSAYCASKFAVSGLIESATPELAVHGIRINGVCPMYVRTPMETRELAWEAELTHKTPEQVFADYERTTPLGRVAEPAEVASVVRFLAGEESSYLTGVLLPVSGGAHLGFTVDN; encoded by the coding sequence CCTGGCTGAGGCCGGTTACGAGGTCCTTGGCTGGGATCTGAACTCGCCCGAACGGGTGGACGTGGCTTCGTCCGCCTCGGTTGCACAGGCTGCTGCGGGCGTCGGTGAACTCGATGCGGTGGTGCTGGCCGCCGGCGTCTCTCGGATGGCCCCGCTGCTGGAGACCACGGACGAGGACTGGAACTTCCAGATGGGAGTGAACGCCTTCGGCGTCTTCAACTGCGTGCGCGCATTGGCGCCCAAGGTTCGTCGCGGCGGATCGATCGTGATCATCGACTCGATGGGTGGCCTGCGTGGGGCTCCGTTCTTGAGCGCGTACTGCGCGTCCAAGTTCGCCGTGAGTGGGCTGATCGAGTCGGCAACCCCGGAACTCGCGGTTCACGGCATCCGGATCAACGGGGTATGCCCGATGTACGTGCGCACTCCGATGGAAACCAGGGAGCTGGCCTGGGAGGCCGAGCTGACCCACAAGACCCCTGAGCAGGTCTTCGCTGACTATGAGCGGACCACCCCCCTCGGCCGTGTGGCCGAGCCTGCCGAGGTCGCCAGCGTCGTCCGCTTCCTTGCGGGCGAGGAGAGCAGTTACCTGACCGGCGTCCTGCTGCCGGTCAGTGGTGGGGCGCATCTCGGCTTCACCGTGGACAACTAA
- a CDS encoding carbohydrate ABC transporter permease produces MTGRDLVRRKRRTKSAIAAWGLLGPALLLILLLRLVPMLMAVGLSFTDTNFTSTAAAQFVGLQNYATVLGSEDFQSALVVTVAIVLPALVLEMGIGLAIALWLNRPTAGRKAARAVMLVPYLLVPVVIGNFFRMFFSAQFGQLNYYLALLGLDPHAWLTDTGTVRWAVVGMEVWHTTPFVALVTLAGLMGLSKDVMEAALVDGANAWQRFTHILLPALLPILGAVLVLRGMDAIQLFDEVYVLTGGGPGRETSVINLYLYQFGFRQFRMGETSSAITLLMGAIIMVALIVTVIRRLNEAKAVRR; encoded by the coding sequence GTGACAGGACGGGACTTGGTGCGCCGCAAGCGGCGCACCAAGTCCGCCATCGCCGCCTGGGGCCTGCTCGGACCAGCCCTGCTGTTGATCCTGCTGCTGCGCTTGGTGCCCATGCTGATGGCGGTCGGGCTGAGCTTCACCGACACCAACTTCACCAGCACGGCAGCGGCCCAGTTCGTCGGTCTGCAGAACTACGCGACGGTGCTCGGCTCGGAGGACTTCCAGTCTGCGTTGGTGGTCACAGTGGCCATCGTGCTGCCGGCCCTGGTGCTCGAGATGGGCATCGGTCTGGCCATCGCGCTGTGGCTCAACCGTCCCACGGCCGGACGAAAGGCGGCCCGCGCCGTCATGTTGGTGCCCTATCTGCTGGTGCCGGTGGTCATCGGCAACTTCTTCCGGATGTTCTTCAGCGCCCAGTTCGGCCAACTGAACTACTACCTGGCACTGCTCGGCCTGGACCCGCATGCCTGGCTGACCGACACCGGCACGGTGCGTTGGGCCGTGGTCGGAATGGAGGTCTGGCACACCACTCCCTTCGTGGCGCTGGTCACCCTGGCCGGTCTGATGGGGCTCAGCAAGGACGTGATGGAGGCCGCCCTGGTCGACGGCGCGAACGCCTGGCAGCGCTTCACGCACATTCTGTTGCCGGCGCTGCTGCCGATTCTGGGAGCGGTGCTCGTCCTGCGCGGCATGGATGCGATTCAGCTCTTCGATGAGGTCTACGTGCTCACCGGCGGCGGACCGGGTCGGGAGACCTCGGTGATCAACCTGTACCTGTACCAGTTCGGCTTCCGGCAGTTCCGGATGGGGGAGACCTCCTCGGCGATCACATTGCTGATGGGGGCGATCATCATGGTTGCCCTGATCGTCACGGTGATCCGTCGGCTGAACGAAGCGAAGGCGGTGCGGCGATGA
- a CDS encoding O-acetylhomoserine aminocarboxypropyltransferase/cysteine synthase family protein, which yields MSLHPDTLAVHAGQEEADSATNARAVPIYQTTSYVFDDTEHAADLFALRVPGNIYTRIMNPTQSVFETRLTALEGGVGALATASGAAAITYAVLNLTYAGDNIVALSTLYGGTYALFAHTLAQYGIEARFVDPEKPEELAQHVDDKTKLVFGETIGNPAINVVDLDAWSEAAHALGLPFIVDHTVPTPILSKAFDHGVDVVVHSATKYIGGHGTSVGGIIVDSGKFDWAAHADRFPGLTKPDPAYHGVVWTDAAGPAAYIIRARTVLLRNTGAAVSPFNAWLFLQGLETLHLRIERHSANALAVAKYLEGHDKVSWVSYPGLESSPYKQVADRIFNGRGYGGILAFGLKDGRAAGAKFIEALNLFSHLANIGDAKSLAIHNATTTHSQLNEEELAAAGVPPEAVRLSLGIENVDDLIADLDQALAQL from the coding sequence ATGTCCCTGCATCCCGACACCCTCGCGGTTCACGCCGGCCAGGAAGAGGCCGACTCGGCCACCAACGCTCGCGCCGTCCCGATCTACCAGACCACCAGCTACGTCTTCGATGACACCGAGCACGCCGCCGACCTGTTCGCACTACGGGTGCCGGGCAACATCTACACCCGGATCATGAACCCGACCCAGTCGGTCTTCGAGACCCGACTGACCGCCCTGGAGGGTGGCGTCGGCGCGCTGGCCACTGCGTCCGGTGCGGCCGCCATCACCTACGCCGTGCTCAACCTGACCTACGCCGGGGACAACATCGTCGCCCTGTCGACGCTGTACGGCGGCACCTACGCCCTGTTCGCTCACACCTTGGCCCAGTACGGGATCGAGGCCCGCTTCGTCGATCCGGAGAAGCCCGAGGAGCTGGCCCAGCACGTCGATGACAAGACCAAGCTGGTCTTCGGCGAGACCATCGGCAACCCGGCCATCAACGTGGTCGACCTGGACGCCTGGAGCGAGGCGGCGCATGCCCTCGGTCTGCCGTTCATCGTCGACCACACCGTGCCGACCCCGATCCTGTCCAAGGCCTTCGACCACGGCGTCGATGTGGTGGTCCACTCGGCTACCAAGTACATCGGCGGTCACGGCACCTCAGTCGGCGGCATCATCGTCGACTCCGGCAAGTTCGACTGGGCCGCCCACGCCGACCGGTTCCCCGGCCTGACCAAGCCGGACCCGGCCTACCACGGCGTGGTCTGGACCGACGCCGCCGGCCCGGCCGCCTACATCATCCGGGCGCGCACCGTCCTGCTGCGCAACACCGGTGCCGCGGTCAGCCCGTTCAACGCCTGGCTGTTCCTACAGGGCCTGGAGACCCTGCACCTGCGAATCGAGCGTCACTCGGCCAACGCGCTGGCCGTGGCGAAGTACCTGGAAGGCCACGACAAGGTGTCCTGGGTGAGCTACCCGGGCCTGGAGTCCTCGCCCTACAAGCAGGTCGCCGACCGTATCTTCAACGGCCGTGGCTACGGCGGCATCCTCGCCTTCGGCCTGAAGGACGGACGCGCGGCCGGTGCGAAGTTCATCGAGGCCCTGAACCTGTTCAGCCACCTGGCCAACATCGGGGACGCCAAGAGCCTGGCCATCCACAACGCCACCACCACCCACTCCCAGCTGAACGAGGAGGAACTCGCCGCAGCCGGGGTGCCGCCGGAGGCGGTGCGACTCAGCCTCGGCATCGAGAATGTCGATGACCTGATCGCCGACCTGGATCAGGCGCTCGCCCAGCTCTGA
- a CDS encoding carbohydrate ABC transporter permease, with amino-acid sequence MRRTLQVLRRIGNGIVAVVLVVASLYPVAWLVAISLQPAKSAYTMPTRWLFVPDFSTYAELFADPDFVAALVNTIQLTVFGTALCVILGALAAYSLSRYRTRWSGLLTGSIAMSRVVPSFAVVLPIFFIYRSLNLLDSMAGLVLALTAFQLPLSILILLNVMNDIPKSIDEAAEIDGAGAFATFRRVILPISRPGLAATAVLTFVLIWNEFLFVLVLAGDRLVTMPMLISTFQTDKQILWTEIAASSVISLLPVGLLIVLAQRHLLAGLGAGAVRE; translated from the coding sequence ATGAGAAGGACCCTGCAGGTACTGCGACGGATCGGCAACGGCATCGTCGCCGTCGTGCTGGTCGTGGCCAGCCTGTATCCGGTGGCCTGGCTGGTGGCGATCTCGCTGCAGCCGGCCAAGAGTGCCTACACGATGCCGACTCGGTGGCTCTTCGTCCCCGACTTCAGCACCTACGCGGAGCTGTTCGCCGACCCCGACTTCGTCGCAGCGCTGGTGAACACCATCCAACTGACGGTCTTCGGCACAGCCTTGTGCGTGATCCTCGGCGCGCTGGCGGCCTACTCGCTCTCGCGGTATCGAACCCGCTGGAGTGGGCTGCTCACCGGCTCGATCGCGATGTCGCGGGTGGTGCCGTCCTTCGCGGTCGTGCTGCCGATCTTCTTCATCTATCGCAGCCTGAATCTGCTCGACTCGATGGCGGGCCTGGTGCTGGCGCTGACCGCCTTCCAGCTGCCGCTGTCGATTCTGATCCTGCTGAATGTGATGAACGACATCCCGAAGTCGATCGACGAGGCCGCCGAGATCGATGGCGCAGGGGCCTTCGCCACCTTCCGGCGGGTGATCCTGCCGATCTCGCGTCCGGGCCTGGCGGCAACGGCGGTGCTCACCTTCGTGCTGATCTGGAACGAGTTCCTGTTCGTCCTGGTGTTGGCCGGCGACCGGCTGGTCACCATGCCGATGCTGATCTCCACCTTCCAGACCGACAAGCAGATCCTGTGGACCGAGATCGCCGCCTCCAGCGTGATCTCACTACTGCCGGTGGGTCTGCTGATCGTCCTCGCCCAGCGGCACCTGCTGGCCGGGCTGGGGGCAGGGGCGGTGCGCGAGTGA
- the cysK gene encoding cysteine synthase A encodes MPIYEDATQLIGRTPLVRINRLYGDSKATVLAKLEYYNPAASVKDRIGVSIIDAAEADGSLKPGGTIVEGTSGNTGIALAWVGAARGYKVIITLPESFSKERRALLRAFGAELVLTPAAEGVPGANARAAEIVANTPGAILASQFTNPANVAIHKKTTAEEIWADTEGNIDFFVSGVGTGGTITGVGQVLKERKPGVQLVAVESAESAVLSGEPKGPHKIQGISPGFIPEILDVSLIDKIIKVTSDDALDWARRAAKEEGLLVGISSGAALRAAAELANDPANAGKTIVAIIPSWGERYLSTPLYADLLD; translated from the coding sequence ATGCCCATTTACGAAGATGCGACCCAGCTGATCGGTCGTACCCCGCTGGTGCGGATCAACCGCCTCTACGGCGACAGCAAGGCGACCGTGCTGGCCAAGCTGGAGTACTACAACCCGGCCGCCTCAGTGAAGGACCGGATCGGGGTCTCGATCATCGACGCCGCTGAAGCCGACGGCTCGCTCAAGCCGGGCGGGACCATCGTCGAGGGCACCTCCGGGAACACCGGCATCGCCCTGGCCTGGGTCGGCGCGGCCCGTGGCTACAAGGTGATCATCACCTTGCCGGAGTCCTTCTCCAAGGAGCGCCGCGCTCTGCTGCGCGCCTTCGGTGCCGAGCTGGTGCTGACCCCGGCCGCTGAGGGCGTCCCCGGTGCCAACGCGCGCGCCGCGGAGATCGTGGCGAACACCCCGGGTGCGATCCTGGCCAGCCAGTTCACCAACCCGGCCAATGTGGCCATCCACAAGAAGACCACGGCCGAGGAGATCTGGGCCGACACCGAGGGCAACATCGACTTCTTCGTCTCCGGCGTGGGCACCGGCGGCACCATCACCGGCGTCGGCCAGGTGCTCAAGGAGCGCAAGCCGGGCGTCCAGCTGGTCGCGGTCGAGTCGGCCGAGTCGGCCGTCCTCTCCGGCGAGCCGAAGGGCCCGCACAAGATCCAGGGCATCTCCCCTGGCTTCATCCCGGAGATCCTGGACGTGTCGCTGATCGACAAGATCATCAAGGTGACCTCGGACGACGCCCTGGACTGGGCTCGCCGGGCCGCCAAGGAGGAGGGCCTGCTGGTCGGCATCTCTTCCGGCGCCGCGCTGCGTGCCGCCGCCGAGCTGGCCAACGATCCGGCCAACGCGGGCAAGACCATCGTGGCGATCATCCCGTCGTGGGGCGAGCGCTACCTGTCCACCCCGCTGTATGCAGACCTGCTCGACTGA
- a CDS encoding chorismate mutase, with product MQSDPELVALRGSIDNLDAAIICLLAERFKITQRVGLLKKQHGLAAADPEREDQQIARLRQLAASANLDPEFAEKWLTFVVAEVVRHHEAIAAE from the coding sequence GTGCAGAGCGACCCGGAACTCGTTGCCCTCCGCGGCTCGATCGACAACCTCGACGCCGCGATCATCTGCCTGCTCGCCGAGCGGTTCAAGATCACCCAGCGGGTCGGCCTGCTGAAGAAGCAGCACGGACTGGCCGCCGCCGACCCGGAGCGAGAGGATCAGCAGATCGCCCGGCTGCGCCAGCTGGCCGCCTCGGCCAACCTCGATCCGGAGTTCGCCGAGAAGTGGCTGACCTTCGTGGTCGCCGAGGTGGTCCGCCACCACGAGGCCATCGCAGCCGAGTAG
- a CDS encoding DUF4395 domain-containing protein produces the protein MSNPVPSPASAGLIDPRGPRFGAAITSVLLIVVLILGPTSVAGLVVLLVQTLAFAAGSLLGLQAQPWGLIYRKFVRPRLGAPAELEASEPPRFAQGVGLVFALAGLAGWIFNVALLFWIAVGFALVAALLNAIFDFCLGCEVYLLGKRLFNKPATGAAS, from the coding sequence ATGTCCAATCCTGTTCCCTCCCCGGCCAGCGCCGGGCTGATCGATCCGCGCGGGCCGCGCTTCGGCGCGGCGATCACCTCGGTGTTGCTCATCGTGGTGCTGATCCTCGGCCCCACCTCGGTGGCCGGCCTGGTCGTCCTCCTGGTGCAGACCCTGGCCTTCGCGGCCGGTTCGCTGTTGGGCCTGCAGGCACAGCCCTGGGGGCTGATCTACCGCAAGTTCGTCCGGCCGCGGCTGGGCGCTCCCGCCGAGCTGGAGGCGTCGGAGCCGCCGCGGTTCGCCCAGGGCGTCGGCCTGGTCTTCGCCCTGGCCGGGTTGGCCGGCTGGATCTTCAATGTGGCCCTGCTGTTCTGGATCGCAGTCGGCTTCGCATTGGTCGCCGCCCTCCTCAACGCCATCTTCGACTTCTGCCTCGGCTGCGAGGTCTACCTGCTTGGCAAGCGCCTGTTCAACAAGCCGGCTACCGGCGCAGCGAGCTGA
- a CDS encoding GntR family transcriptional regulator, with the protein MTTKPITSTPKPTRGNLTSSSSSPARRYASRTDEALALIRALIKDQSLISGDRLPSESELAESLAISRSSVREALKLLEQEGMAIAIQGKGRFISASAALSLERPVTKYESTTEMLESLGFEVSTVVLDVRERAATAPEAKALDLAPGEPVIAIQRLRCGDDEPMVFSTDAVPRRLLPGPIEFRDWSVSVTSMLQSHGSKIDSSVARITAATLPTQYAERYNLTRFDPWLLVEETCLTIDGARALYALDYHRGDKIAFNVLRRR; encoded by the coding sequence ATGACCACCAAGCCGATCACGTCCACCCCCAAACCGACGAGGGGCAACTTGACTTCGTCCAGTAGCTCACCCGCCCGCCGCTACGCCTCCCGAACTGACGAGGCGCTGGCACTGATCCGCGCCCTGATCAAGGATCAGAGCCTGATCTCCGGCGACCGGCTGCCCAGCGAGAGCGAGTTGGCCGAGTCGTTGGCCATCTCCCGCTCGAGCGTGCGAGAGGCGCTCAAACTCCTGGAACAGGAGGGCATGGCCATTGCCATCCAGGGCAAGGGCCGGTTCATCTCCGCATCTGCGGCACTGAGCCTGGAACGGCCGGTGACCAAGTACGAGAGCACCACGGAGATGCTGGAGAGCCTCGGCTTCGAGGTGTCGACGGTCGTCCTGGACGTCCGTGAGCGCGCGGCCACGGCGCCGGAGGCGAAGGCGCTGGATCTGGCACCCGGAGAGCCGGTGATCGCGATTCAGCGTCTGCGCTGTGGCGATGACGAGCCCATGGTGTTCAGTACGGACGCCGTCCCGCGGCGACTGCTGCCGGGGCCGATCGAGTTCCGGGACTGGAGCGTCTCGGTGACCTCGATGCTGCAGTCCCATGGCAGCAAGATCGACTCGTCGGTCGCGCGTATCACCGCAGCGACGCTGCCGACCCAGTACGCCGAGCGCTACAACCTCACTCGGTTCGATCCGTGGCTGCTGGTCGAGGAGACCTGTCTGACCATCGACGGGGCTCGCGCGCTCTATGCCCTGGACTACCACCGCGGCGACAAGATCGCCTTCAACGTGCTTCGGAGGCGCTGA